Genomic window (Eubalaena glacialis isolate mEubGla1 chromosome X, mEubGla1.1.hap2.+ XY, whole genome shotgun sequence):
ttcattacttgtgattggtctcttcatattttctgtttcttcctggttcagtcttggaagattatacctttctaagaatttgtccatttcttccaggttgtccattttattggcatagagttgcttgtagtagtctcttaggatgttttgtatttctgcggtgtctgttgtaacttctcctttttcatttctaattttattgatttgagtcctctccctctttttcttgatgagtctggctaatggcttatcaattttgtttatcttctcaaagaaccagcttttagttttattgatctttgctattgttttctttgtttctatttcatttatttccgctctgatctttatgatttctttccttctgctaactttgggttttgtttgttcttctttctgtagttcctttaggtgtaaggttagattgtttatttgagatttttcttgtttctttaggtaggcttgtatagctataaacttccctcttagaactgcttttgctgcatcccataggttttggatcgtcatgtgttcattgtcatttgtctctaggtattttttgatttcctctttgatttcttcagtgatctcttggttatttagtaacgtattgtttagcctccatgtgtttgtgttttttacattttttcccctgtaattgatttctaatctcatagtgttgtggtcagaaaagatgcttgatatgatttcgattttcttaaatttactgaggcttgatttgtgacccaagatgtgatctatcctggagaatgttccatgcgcacttgagaagaaagtgtaatctgctgtttttggatggaatgtcctataaatatcaattaaatctatctggtctattgtgtcatttaaagcttctgtttccttatttattttcattttggatgatctgtccattggtgtaagtgaggtgttaaagtcccccactattattgtgttactgtcgatttcctcttttatagctgttagcagttgccttatgtattgaggtgctcctatgttgggtgcatatatatttataattgttatatcttcttcttggattgatcccttgatcattatgtagtgtccttccttgtctcttgtaacattctttattttaaagtctattttatctgatatgagtatagctactccagctttcttttgatttccatttgcatggaatatctttttccatcccctcactttcagtctgtatgtgtccctaggtctgaagtgggtctcttgtagacagcatatatatgggtcttgtctttgtatccattcagcaagcctgtgtcttttggttggagcatttaatccattcacgtttaaggtaattatcgatatgtatgttcctatgaccattttcttatttgttttgggtttgtttttgtaggttcttttcttctcttgtgtttcccacttagagaagttccttcagcatttgttgtagagctggtttggtggtgctgaattctcttagcttttgcttgtctgtaaagcttttgatttctccatcaaatctgaatgagatccttgccggctagagtaatcttggttgtaggttcttccctttcatcactttaagtacatcatgccactcccttctggcttgtagagtttctgctgagaaatcagctgttaaccttatgggagttcccttgtatgttatttgtcgtttttcccttgctgctttcaataatttttctttgtctttaatttttgccaatttgattactatgtgtctcggcgtgtttctccttgggtttatcctgtatgggacttgctgtgcttcctggacttgggtggctatttcctttcccatgttagggaagtcttcgactataatctcctcaaatattttccctggtcctttctctctctcttctccttctgggacccctataatgcgaatgttgttgcatttaatgttgtcccagaggtctcttaggctgtcttcatttcttttcattcttttttctttagtctgttctgcagcagtgaattccaccattctgtcttccaggtcacttatccgttcttctgcctcagttattctgctattgattccttctagtgtagttttcatttcagttattgtattggtcatctctgtttgcttgttctttaattcttctaggtctttgttaaacatttcttgcatcttctcgatctttgcctccattcttattccaaggtcctggatcatcttcactatcattattctgaattctttttctggaaggttgcctatctccacttcatttagttgtttttctggggttttatcttgtttcttcatctggtatgtagccctctgccttttcatcttgtctatctttctgtgaatgtggtttttgttccacaggctgcaggattacagtttttcttgcttctgctgtctgccctctggtggttgaggctatctaagaggcttgatgggacgCTCTCATGGTGGGTAAAGCtctgttgacgatttttgcatcaatgttcataagGGATTTTGGTctgtgattgatttttttttcttgtagtgtctgtCTGGCTTTGGGATCAGCATAaggctggcctcatagaatgagttagggaacATTCCctactcttcaatttttttttttttgaaaagcttGAGAAGGAATGatgttagtttttctttaaatgtttggtagaattcattggGAAAGCTATTAGGCCCAGGGATTTCCTTTCTTGGGAGATTTTTGGTTGCTGATTCAATCTTTTTACTAATTATTAgtctcttcagattttctatttcttcatggtttagTCTTGGTAGGCtttgtttttctaggaatttgtgcatttcatttaggttatccaatttgttggcatacaattgcTCAGAGTactcttttttaattctttttatttctgtagaattaGTAGTAATGTACtcactttcatttttgattttaataatttggatcctctgtttctttcttagtTCATctagctaaatgtttatcaattttgttgatcttttcaagaatcagctttgggttttgttgcttttctatcacttttctattctctatttcatttatctctgatcttcattatttccttccttctgctagctttgggtttaattttttcctcttttacaggttccttaagttgtaaagttagaTGTTGACTTGAgagctttcttgttttttaatgtgtttatagctataaattatCCATTAGCATTGCTTTCACAGTGTCAcgtaagcttttctttttttaaattttacttatttttgggctgtgtttggtctttgttgctgtgcacaggctttctctagttgtggcaagcaggggctactctttgttgcagtgtgcaggcttctcattgtggtggcttctcttgttgcagggcaggggctctaggcaccaggcttcagtagttgcagcacgcaggctcagtagttgtggtatgagagctctagggtgcatgggcttcagtagttgtggtgcgcaggctcagtagttgtggctcatgggctctagagcgcagactcagtagttgtggtgcacgggcttagttgctccatggcatgtgggatcttcccggaccagggattgaacccgtgtcccctgcattggcaggcagattcttaaccactgcaccactagggaagtcctccATAAGCTTTTAtatgttatgttttctttttcatttgtctctaagtatttcctaatttcccttgtgatttctttattgatccattggttgcttaaaagtgtgttgtttagcttcCACAGATTTCTGaactttcccattttctttctttctttattgatcTCTAATTTCAtcccattgttttatttttttttaatattttattttattattattttttatacagcaggttcttattagttatctattttatacatattagtgtatatatgtcaatcccaatctcccaattcatcccaccaccactaccccccaccccactttcctcccttggtgtccatacgtttgttctctacatctgtgtctctatttctgccttgcaaaccagttcatctgtaccatttttctagattccacatatatacattaatatacgatatttgtttttctctttctgccttacttcactctgtatgacagtctctaggtccatccacgtctctacaaattacccaatttcattcctttttatggctgagtaatattccattgtatatatgtaccacatcttctttatccatttgactgtcgataggcatttaggttgcttccatgccctggctattgtaaatagtgctgcaatgaacattggggtgcatgtgtctttttgaattatggttttctctgggtatatgctcagtagtgggattgctgggtcatatggtaattctatttttagttttttaaggaaccctcaTACtgctctccacagtggctgtatcaacttacgttcccaccaacagtgcaagagggttcccttttctccacaccctctccagcatttgttgcttgtagattttctgatgatgcccattcccACTGTTTTTAGAAaagatactctgtatgatatctaacttttagaaaatattgaGGTTTAATCTGTGGCCTaacatgtggtctatcctggaatatgtcccatgtacacttgagaaggatgtgtattctgctgtagtgggtagagtgttctgtatatatctgttagATCGAGtttgtttattgtgttgttcatgtcCTCTGTTTCCTTAGTTATCTTTTGTCTGGTTATTGTATTCATTATTGCGAGTagagtattgaagtctccaactattattgtagaactatctatttctccattcaattctgtcaatttttgcttcatatattttgatggtcTGTTATTAGCtgtgtaaatgtttataattgttatatagtCTCACTGTTTTGaactttttattaatatataatgtccttctttgtctcttgtcaagagtttttgacttaaaatttattagtctgatattagtatagccatccctgctctcttttggttattaTGCATGGAATAACCTTTTACATActttcactttcaacctattAGTGTTCGGGGATCTAAAATGAATTTCTTGTAGACCCCATACAGTTGGAtcacttttttgaaaaaaatcctttctgCCAATCTCTATCTTTTGATTggggagtttaatccatttacattaaaacAATTACTGATAAGGAGGGACTTACTTCCATTTTggcatttgttttctgtatgtcttttAGCTTTCTGTCCCTCCTTTCCTGCAacactgtcttcttttgtgtttagttgttgggtttttttttttttttggtagtgaaattttaaaattcctttcttatttccttttgtgtatattttatagcaattttctttgtggttaccatgggggtttcatttaacatcctaaagttattacactctaatttgaatttataccagcTTAATTTCAGTAACATATACAAATTTCTCCTTTAATagccccatccccacctcttTCAGTTGTTGATTTCACAAAATTACTTCTTTATACATTGAGTGTTCAAAAACTTaagctaataatttttaaaaaatgcattagcCTGTCAAATTATGTAGATAACAAAATgtggagttacaaaccaaagttaTAATGATAGTAGCTTCTAGATtaataattgctttttttaatgtattagtctcttaaatcatgtagaaaacaaacaaacagtgtgGTTATGCACCATTGTTACAATAATGCTGCCTTTTATAATTGCCCGTGTATTTACCTTTACtgagatctttattttttcatatggcTTCAAATTACTCTCTattgtcctttcatttcaacctTCAGGACTCCCTTTATCATTTCTTGCAGGGCAGGCCTAGTGGTAATGAACTCTCTCAACTTTAGTTTATCTGGTAttatcttaatttctccctcacatctgaaggacagttttgctggatataagattcttggttggcagttttttttctctcataacattttgaatatatcagcccactgccttctggcctccaaagtttctaatgagaaatctgCTCATGATCTTACTGTGGattgctttcaaaattctttgtctttgtcttttgaccACTTATAATGTGTCTTTGTGTAGCTCTCTTTGAGTAAATCTTACTTAGAGTtcgttgagcttcttggatgtttatATTCATATCTTTCATCAAATTAGGGAATTTggggccattatttctttaaatattctctctgcctctttctctcttctctagagttccaaaatagttacATCAGAGAGATTCTGTCAGTGCAGTTGTTGTTTAGGTGGGAGTCAGATTTCTGGTACTTCCTACTCCTCCATCTTCTCAGAATCCTCCtctagtcaactgatttttgaataaAGTGCAAAGTCATTTCAACAGAGAAAGGattgtcttttcaataaatgattctGGAGCAActgaatatacatattttaaatacatactcaaaaacaaaacagaaacaaaaaccaagatgAACCTCAACCTACACTTCacactttatacaaaaattaattcaaacagATCAGAGacctatagaaaaatataaaattataaaacttctagaaggaaatatatgagaaaatctttgtgaccttgggttaagcaaagagttttagatattattcataaaagaaaattaacatgattcataaaagaaaacattcataTATTGGATGTTATAAAAAccaaagttttaagttttattttaagaaatagtcTTCAGAGAAAGGTTAAATTTAAAGTATCTACTCCTTGCCTGGCTCATGTTCTTCCTCCATCCCACCTGGAGGACCATTCTAGTGTTTGTCTCTAATGATGTGCTCTTTTGCTCAGAAAGCAGTTAGCATCTAGTGTATCTGGGAGGTCAGAAGAGACCAAAGAAGTAAATCAAGATCACCAACAACTGTGGTAGGAACACTGGGCTGGGAGTCATTCACACTCCAGCATTGCCTTAACTGTCTAGTAGAGGAGAGAAACCTGCAACCCACACAGTGACACAAAGCAGAATGACAGAGGTGTtgtgagaaaactgaaaaaggaGGAGCAAGGGGTTTGGGGAAGGCTTCCCAGTGGGGCAGGCACCTGAGCTTAACCTTGAAAGATAAGCAGAAAGTTGACaggcaaaaacagacaaatacaaaacaaacaagtaCAGGCAACTCTCCCCCATCCTTTATAATTCCAAGGCTAAAATAAGAGGAACACCACTCACTATTATAACTATTTCCACAAGTGCATTCAGAAGAGAAGCAGGTCACTTGGTTGGAAAGGAAGTAGAGGGAACTTCCCAGACAGTGATGCCAAAGCTGAGTCTTGAAGGGTGAGCAGGGATAAGCAAAAGAGAAGAACAAGCCTGAGCAAAGGCCTGGAATGTGGAAGCCCATGCTGATTGACAAGAGAGTGACTATCCAGGATGTCCTGAGTGTTTGACACCTGGAGGGCCTGGGAAGAGGATTTGTCTATCACAGGAAAGTGGGGGCCTGTCATAGAGAACTTTGATGGGCACACCATAGAGTGGAGAACTGATTCTGAATACCCTGGGAATCCAGGGAAGATTCCCAAGGAGAATGGCgacatatttttttcatctgtggCCCTTTGGGAAGACAACCCTGGAGGCAAAATGGATTAGCCAGCCACATCTCAGAGGTGGGAGTTCATTATAATGTAAAATACAGGAAACCTGAACTAGGGCTGTGGAActgagaatgaaagaaatcagcaGTAAAGAGACAGGAGATATTGGAGAAGTAGGTCTGAAGTCAGAGGTGAAGAGCAAGACGCTGTCCAAGATTCTTTGAATGAGCCACAGTGATGAAAAATAACTCAAAGGGAAGTTAAAACATTAGCTTGGACAAAACAAGTAGTGCTTATAAACATTCACAGCCATAGAGAGGTAGTAATGCTTTCTTTAGAGCTCACAGACTGCTTCTTAGTTCAGCTTGAATTTCTCACCGCTTGCACCAATCCCTAAACTGGATTTGATAAAAACGGTAAAGATTTAGCAGGGGATACTGTCTTTAGAGGCTAGGCTCGAACCAGGAAAATAGCTTCTTAACAGCAAAATCTTAACATTTTTGAACTTTGCTTTTCTACATGATGATTAGTTAAATGCAACTCTAGTGTAAATTACagcatttatttgcttttatcttcAAGGAATAATATGGAGCCAGATAAATTGCAGTAATTTGCCACTTTGCAACAACACCAGGCAAGGCACCTGATCATCAATGGCTACTGGACACTCTTGTGTCCAGCCAGTCCCAGCCAGTGTAAGCTGGGCACTGGGCAACCAGTAGTGACCAAGACCAACATTGTCCCTGCCTTCATTTCTAGTTGAGGAAGATGGGTGTGAAAAAACAGGTGTGAGGGGTTCAGACAATGCCTCCATTTACTTCTTAATTtcaagattaaaataaaagaaacattcttGCTATATAATTATGTCCATAAATTCATTCAGAAGAGAGGCTGGTCATCCAGATggaaaggaagcagagagagcttCCCAGACGGTGCTGCCAAAGCTGAGTCCTGAAAGGTAAGCAGTGTGATTGTAATCTTTCACAATGatagcatttttttctattttacttttgttttacttttactaatatatttttctttattttcattttatatcattttaatcaTGTATTATATAAGATTGGAATTTTTACATGTTCATGGTGAATCAAATCATTTTGGAATGACCCTTTCAACCCCGATTAATACTTTTTGTCTTAGTATTTTtagtctgatattaatataattgACCTTGCTTTATTTTGATTAGCATGTACCTGGCAAATTTTCttccatccttttatttcaaACGTTTCTGTATCCTTATGATTTGCCAGGTTTGGCATAAACAGCATATGGCTAGACTTGTTAATTTTCATCCAAAATGACAATCTCTGACTTTAACTGGAGAGTTTACCCCATTAacaattttttattactgattatgtaataaaatataaacttcaaATATGAACATTACTACCTTCTTacattttgctatttttcctGCCTTTCTATAAATCTTTTTCTACTTTCTCGACTTCTAAAAGCTGatttacttgtttttgtttgtttttctcattgcCTACCTCATGATTTAAATAGCAGATAGTAAAATGGTACTAAtatgaaattattcaaaataattggAGATGATAAGGGGATCAATTTTCCTGCCACATACAATAATGCAATGAAGATCACTCTGATGTGTGAAACTGAGGCGCTGGTGTCAGAAGAGACAAGTGTATCCTTTATGGTGCACAGAACAGCATGCACGTAGCTGTATGGTTTCTCTGTAACCATTTGCTTCAAACCTTGGGCTGTACAGCAGCTCCGTTATTAAGGGTCTGGAGCAAGTGCAAACACAATACATTCGGGAAGGGGTGGCGCTAAGGTCGATACCGGACCGGAAGTCGCTTTGCTAGCTTTTTTACCTCATCTGCCTTGAAGCGCTCCACGGTGTAGCGCCTTCCGGGCGCTGAGGTATCTTGTGAGGGCTTTGAAGAGAGACTTGGAGGGGTCGGTGTGGGGGTTATTGAAGGGGATTTGGGGGTTGATAACGGGTGTCTTTGGAGTCAGTATGGGGACTTGTTCGAATTTGAGTTGAGCGGTCAGATCATTATTTTCCGTATTCTTATATTGTCAACAGAGACCACAGTTGGGTATGTACTGTTTTCGTTTTTGTTAagttctaagtattttctaatttcagttattttttttttttaccaagagtTTAGAAATGccttttcaattttcaaaagttaagGCTTTTGTTCCTAACGCAACTTATCTGTGCCCTGTGTGATGCTTATTCATTGGAAAGTGTTTAGACTTCCTTTAAGACTAAGGCCAGGGTCAGTTTTTATTAATATTGCATCTGTAGCTAGAAACTAGTATGTGTTCTCTGGTTGATAATTGTCTTAACCAAAACGTGTGTATTCCTTGTGTGTGCGCTTGCTCTTTTAATCTTTGAGAGTGATGATttgcgtgtgtgtgcatatgcacgcaaacatttaaaaacatttgtatatttatatattttagtaggTGTTACTGGGTTCAGGTAGGAGTAGTTTTCAGAATAAAGACTGTCAAATTATTCTAGGTGAGTGAGTCAGGGCAGACAGCGCACAGCGTGGCATGTGCaagcgggggagggggcagggcttgGCATGGCTCAGCATGTGAGAGGTAAGGCAGAACAGAGTATGtgcaggaagtggggaggggtatatgaggctgagagtctgggaggggggcagggcctggcagcGCATGGGACCCACAGGGTTGGGAACCTTAAGGCAAGACAGAGTGTGTCCAAGAAGGCAGAGTCAAGCATGTGGAGCCTGAAGAGACTAGGGAGACTGGGCGGGACAGAAAGGTGGGCGGAGCATGTCTGAGGGGCTGGGCCGGCTGGGCAGAGGAGGCTTGTCTGGGTCCATGGTGTAGGGCAAGCAGGGTAGCAGGTGTGTCCTGGAGGGTGGACAAGGCAGGCTGAGCCCTGCAAGTGTAAGGAGGTGGAGTCTAGCTTTTCTGGGTGGATATGCAGGGCCTTATGCATTAGACTGGGCAAGATGCAGCCAGATGGACTAGCCAAGTGTGTCTGGATAAGGTGGGCAAGCAGGGCCAGGTGGTGCCAGTCATTCCCAGGCAGGCAAGACCTAGTGTATCCAGGCAGGTGCTGTGGGCCCCAGCCACAGTGGCCAGAGGGTGAGGCCAGGAGTGTTGGGGCAGGATGAACCCATCCCCACCCACTTAGTGCTGACCCAGAGCCCTCCTCCCATCAGCACAGGAACGCTACTTATAATCCCTGGTCTCCGGTGAATCCAGGACACAGGATGGATGGGGGAATGGAGCTGGTGCGAGGGTCTGCccctcagttctttttttttcttctttttaattattagcacctttaattattatttatttatttatttatttattttggctgtgttgggtcttcgtttctgtgcgagggcttcctctagttgcggcaagcgggggccactcttcattgcggtgcgcaggcctctcactattgtggcctctcttgttgcggagcacaggctccagacacgcagtctcagtagttgtggctcacgggcctagttgctccgcggcatgtgggatcttcccagaccagggctcgaacccgtgtcccctgcattagcgggcagattctcaaccactgtgccaccagggaagcccctgcccctCAGTTCTTAACTGTGATACTCTCAGAGACTTTGCCATGGTCCCCCTGACAACTGCTCACTCGATCACAGCTGCCTCAACTGCAGAAGTCTGAGCTGTCCCGGAAGTACCAGGTCGTGGCAATGCCATCGGCAGTAAAGGAGGCCATACACTAGCTGTTGCCTGAAAAAGACCTGCCTCAGTACTGAAACTTATACCAGGACTTTTATATACGAGACTCTTGACAATCAAAGCCTGATAAGTGTATGGCAGGGCCCCTGCGTGGAAGGATGAGGACATTGAAGGCAGGGAGGCTCAGCAATGAAGAGAGAGGAGGCACGGAGTGTCCAGAGATCATTTAAGAAACAAATTGGGGAGACCTGTCAGCATTTTCCTAGCCTACAGCCCTGGATGAATGACACTGAGGACTTTCCATTCCTAGATTCTGCACTGAAGAAGCAGGCAATGGATacgaagaaaaagaagaatttgaagaaaaaagtggagaggaaggtgacagAAATGGTGGAATGAGGGGCATGGAGGCAGAGGTTGGGGGCAGAACGCAGGGTAGTAGTACAGGGTTAGGGGGCTGACACtgattcccctccccctgccttgaCCACTCTTGTCCCACAGAAGGAGAAGCAGCAGGAGCTCATGGAAAAGTCAGAAGACCCAGAGCAGTCAGATGCCAAGCACCCAGCCTCACTGCGGCAGTGCCTGGGACCTGGCTGTGTGCACCCCTCCCGGCCAGGCTCCAAGTACTGCTCGGACGACTGTGGCATGAAGCTGGCAGCTGAGTGAGTGCACCTGGAGGTTAAGCAACAGGGCATAGAGTAGGGCATGGAGTAGGGCATGATCTATGCCATCTGTAAGTCCATCTACCCCGCTACCTATGTATCCCTCCACCATTCGTCCACtcacccacctatccatccacCCTTACATCCACCGACCCGCTGAACCAGCCATCCACATTCCATCCACCAACCCACTCATTCACCCTCAACAGTCACTTACCCACCCAGCTGTCTAGCCATCCACCCAACCATCCACCATCCAATCGCCCATTCACCAACATTCACTCATCTACCATTCATTATCCTAAACATCCACCATTCGGTCACTCAtccatttcttcttattttgatGCCCCCACATACGCATTCCATTTCTTGCTGTCTCCCCTTCCAGCCGCATCTATGCGATCCTGCCCCAGCGCATCCAGGAGTGGCAGCAGAGCCCTTGCATTGCTGAGGAGCATGACAAGAAAACGCTCGAGCGCATCCACCGTGAACAGCAGGACACCCTCACCCGCCTGAAGGAGTTGGAGTGCCATTTCCATGAACTTGAGGCCATCATTCAGCGTGGCAAGCAGCAGGCTGTGTGCAAAGATGAAGAGGTGAGTGGGAATGGGTGGGGTGGAGCAGAAAGGTGCCTGATAGCTTGCCCTGCCGTCCCCACTCTGCACTGCTTTACTGGCCCTACTGTCCTATGCAGAGCAACAAACATGAAAGGAACAGCGTCAACCTGCAGATCTTCTGTGTCTCCTGCGGGCAATCCATCAATACGCAGATTGCCCTGCGCCACATGGAGCACTGCTTCGCCAAGGTTGGAGCATTGGCTGGGGGCAGATGGGGCAGATGGGGCAGATGGGGCAGATGGGGCAGATGGGGCAAGGGTGTTTTTGGCTGGGTGGGGTCCATGAGGAGCGGGGCAGGTTTTGTGCCCGGGTATTTGTTGTAGAAGAGAATACAGCACACATCCATGGCTCTACCCATTTGTGCTTTTCTTCCATCCCCAGTAAAAGGGCCAAGATTTGGGCGTCAGCCACTGGTGAGGGGGGGACATTGGCTGAGCAGACAGGAGCGTAGGGTCCACAGGGAACAAATGTGTTGTTTGGGGCTTTGTCATGGGAGGGTATGCAGTGTGTGTCTATAGTTCCTCCCATTTGTACTCTTTTTTCCCCAGTATGAGCGCAAATCGTCCTTCGGGTCCCTGTACCCCACTTGCGTTGAGGGGTGAGTGTGAGTGCTACTCAGAGTCAAAGGCATGATGTGGACAGGGTCAGGAGCAGGGTGGGCAAGATCAAGGGCAGGATGTGGGTAGGCTCAGAGACAGAGGTGGGCAGATTAGCGGCAGGGTATAGGTGGGGTTGGGGACAAAGGATGGGCAGGGTTCAGGGTGGGACCACCCTCCTCCTGACCCTTAGTACCTCACTTTCACCTCTCCCCAGAGCCACAAGACTCTTCTGTGATGTTTACGACCCCCAGAGTAAGAGCTACTGTAAGCGACTCCAGGTGTTATGCCC
Coding sequences:
- the LOC133081772 gene encoding CXXC-type zinc finger protein 1-like, which encodes MKREEARSVQRSFKKQIGETCQHFPSLQPWMNDTEDFPFLDSALKKQAMDTKKKKNLKKKVERKVTEMEKQQELMEKSEDPEQSDAKHPASLRQCLGPGCVHPSRPGSKYCSDDCGMKLAADRIYAILPQRIQEWQQSPCIAEEHDKKTLERIHREQQDTLTRLKELECHFHELEAIIQRGKQQAVCKDEESNKHERNSVNLQIFCVSCGQSINTQIALRHMEHCFAKYERKSSFGSLYPTCVEGATRLFCDVYDPQSKSYCKRLQVLCPEHSKDPKVPDGEVCGCPLVKNVFEPTGNFCCLPKRLCDRHYCWEKLRRAEVDLERVRMLFKLEELVEQEHKVRTAMKNRAGLLALMLHQTIQHDPLTTDLRSRADS